In the Leptotrichia sp. oral taxon 223 genome, TTTTTTTAGCTTCAGAATAAGTCAAAGTTCCCCTGTCAAGCATTTGCCATTCTTTTGTATTAATTATATTTTGATGAAATGCCTCTCTTTTTTCTTTCGGCAATTTTTCTTCTAAATATGTATCCTTATCAAATTTTATTAAAACATTTCCTAAATCAAATACTATGTTTTTTATTTTTTTAGAATTTATATTTTCCATTTTGTTTGCACCTCTAACTATTTTTTATTTTATATTTTCTTTCTGTTTTTGATAATCGACATTTACAAAAATAATTGATATTAAAGATATAGAATACATTGCAGATAAAGCTGGAATAAAATTTTTGATAAAAGTTATTTTTTCAAAAACTCATTTACAAATTCCAACACATTTTCAATTTTAACTTCTGAACTTTCTCCAGTTTTTCTATCCTTTATTTCCACAATTCCATCAACTGCGCCTTTTCCAACGACTATTTTTAGTGGAAAACCAATTAAGTCAGCATCTTTAAATTTGAATCCTGCTCTTTCATTTCTATCGTCTAATACTGTCTCAATTTTATTTTGATTTAACTCATTATACAATGTTTCGCCTATATTTACCTGTGTTTCATCTTTCATATTGGCAATTATTATATCAACGTGGTAAGGAGCTATTGCTTTTGGCCAGATTATGCCGTATTCATCGTGGTTTTGTTCGATTGCAGCTGAAATGATTCTGGACATTCCCATTCCGTAGCATCCCATTTTCATAACTGCCTGTTTTCCATTTTCGTCAAGAACAGTAGCGTTTAGAGCTTTTGAATATTTTTCTCCAAGCTTAAAAATATGCCCAACTTCTATTCCACGTGCAATTTTTAGGACACCTTTTCCATCAGGGGAAAGATCTCCAGCTCTGGCAGTTCTGATATCTGCAACTAAGTCGTATGCCAAGTCTTCAAGATTGACATTTATATAGTGATAATCTGCTTTATTGGCACCTAAAACAAAATTTTTCACATATTTTACAGTTTCATCAATTACAACGTATAAGCCTTCCTTTTTCTCATAGGAACCTGCATATCCAGCAACCAGTCCAAATTTTTCACATTCTTCCTCGCTCATCATTTCAAGCTCTGTAGAAGCTCCAACTGCATTTTTCAATTTTATAGGATTTACGTCTAAATCTCCTCTTATTAAAGCTAGCACAAATTTTTCCCCATCTTCAAGAATTTCCTTTAGCATTACCGCCTTTACAGTTTTTTCTTTAGGGATATTCAAGAAATTAGCCAAATCTTCAATTGTTTTTGCATTTGGAGTTTCGACTAATTCTTTTGGAAGTTTTTCTTCATTACTTTCTTTTAATTCAATAATGCTTGTTGCTTTTTCAACATTTGCCGCATAGTTTGAAGAGTCGCTGTATAAAATGTCATCTTCTCCACTTTCTGCAAGCACCATAAATTCATGTGAAGCATCTCCTCCGATAGAACCTGTATCAGCCTCAACCGCTCTGTAACCAAGTCCCATTCTTTCAAAAATTCTCGAATAAGTGTCTTTCATATTCAAATATTCTTTATCAAGCGACTCCTGTGTCAAGTGGAAGCTGTAGCCATCCTTCATCACAAATTCCCTTCCACGCATAAGACCAAATCTTGGACGCATTTCATCCCTAAATTTTGTCTGAATCTGATAAACGTTAAAAGGCAGTTCCTTGTATGATGAAATCGAATCTCTCACAATATCTGTAATAACTTCCTCGTGAGTAGGTCCAAGCGAAAATTCCCGTTCATTTCTATCCTTCAATCTCATAAGTTCAGGTCCATATGCAAACCAACGTCCAGATTCTTCCCAAAGTGAAGCCGGCTGCAGTACAGGCATAAGCAGTTCCTGAGCCCCTGCCCTATCCATTTCTTCCCTCGTAATATTTTCTATCTTCTTAAGAACCCTATACCCCAATGGCAAATAAGTATAAACGCCCCTCGTAAGCTGTTTAATCATAAATGCCCTAAGCATAAGCTGATGACTCACAATTTGAGCTTCCTTTGGTGCTTCCTTGTATGTTTTTAAAAACGCTTTTGATAATCTCATATTTTCTCCTTCTATATTTAATTTATATTGTACTGTAATGCTTATATTGTATATTTTTTTTGAATTTTTAGCAATAGTTTTTTGAAAAATAATGTTATGAAAAAGTAAATTTTTAATTTAAAATGAGTTTACTGTAGAATGATTTTAAGTTATAATAAAGCAAGAATGAAATAAAAAAGGAGATCAACTATGTTTTTTGGAAAAAATGAGAAAGAATTGTCAGTTGAGTTGGTAGATGTGGAAGTTGACACATCGGAAATGATTAATATTAAAGATTCAAGAGTGGTTTATATAAATGGTGCAGGGAAACTTAGGGAAGTTCGCAAGGAAGTCAAAAATTTAAAAAATGGGTATCTTTCTCAAATAAGGTTAAATAATGTTCCTTTAATTCAAATGAATAAAGAGTACATTCCTACAATAGAATCACTGCTTGCAACGGGATATGGAATAGAAAATGCAAACTGTAAAGAAATTTTAGAAATACAGGGAAAAATAAATTCAGATTTTATTTCATTAGAAAATTCCATAAAGACAATGACTCCTTTGCTAAAGCTCTTAGGTAATGGATTTTATATGATTGCAGATGCCGAATGTTATCCGACCGATGGAAATGGAAATTTTTTCTGGAATGTCCCAAATAATATGGTTTTAAATCCTGCAACAGCTGAAAAACGTTTAATGGATGATGATTTTACGTATATAGCAGGACAACCAGCATATTTGTATCCCACACAGACAACAGACGTTTATAATCCCAAAAGAATTGACTATTATATTGAAAAATTTAAAAAAATGAATGACAATAATGAGCCTAGAGCAATTGTTTATAATTTTGGACAATTTATAAATTTTATAATTGATGGACATCATAAAGCCTGTGCCGCCGCATTGCTCGGAAAACCATTAAAATGTATTTTAATAAAAAAAGCAGGTTATTTTAGCAGTTATGAAAAAGGAAAATGGACAAGTAAATTATATTTCTTTTCAATTTTTGAAAAATCAATACTTAAAAATGTTCCTAAAAAGTACCTGCCATTTAAAAAAGATGAAATGGAGATAGAAAAATTAAATGAAATAAAATTGGAAAATGGACAAGTGAATAAACGTAAATGGGAAAACAAATATTTGGATTCTGTAAAAAATTTTCCATCTCTTGAAAAATATGCAAATATTGTAAATGCTTCAATTAATTTTAAATTTAAAATAACAGATGAATTAATAAAAAAATATGTGAATATTTTTGATGAAAATAGTCAGGAAATGATGAAAAAAATTATTTATATTTTGATGTATACAGAAAGTCTGGAAAAATTACAGAAAATTGTTATAAAATATGCTAAAAATTCATTAAATCATAAAATTGATAAAGATTTAAAATTAATGATTTATAATATTTTATTTCAAATGAAGAATAATTCCGAAGTAGAGCAGATATTTATTGATTACATAGTTTATAATGAAGATAGGGATGATCCTGTTTTGGAATTGATTAATTCTTACTGGGAATAAAAAATTATTAAAAAAATAGAAGTTTAAATATTTTGAATTTTGTATAACATGTGGTATAATTATCTTAGAAATAAAAGTTAAATATATTTAAAATTAATAACAAAGGAGCGATGCGTATGAAAAAACTTATTATGCTAGGATTACTAACTTTTACAATGTTAGGAATAGCAGAACCTTATAAGGATAATAGAGGTGTGCTGTTTATGAATGAAGATGAATGGGTTAAATTTTATAATAAGGATGGACAGGATGTTGCGGTGTGCCTTGTTATTGGTTCTATGATTATGGAGGAAAGCTATATAAAAGATGGCAAAAAGATGACTCACACTCTTGCTGAAGTTCAGCAGGGAATAAAAGATTTTAACAAAATGCTGGGAGAAACTGGACTTAGGGATATTAATGGCGGAACAGATAAAATACATGAATTTTACTATGCGGCAGTATGTAAAAAGCCTTCACAAAAAGACTTTGACTTGGTAGGTTCTCCAACGTTTAAAAAGGAAATGGACAGAATTTTTGAAACTCATAAAATTATAGAAGATTAGAAAAGTGATTTTAATTATTTAAAAATAAATTAAAAGTTAGAAACCTGTTTTAAATTATTTTATTAAGGCAGGTTTTTAATTTTATTCAACATTTTTAAAAAGCATAAAAAATATGGACTAAACAGAATAAATAGCCCATATCTTTCCAAAATAGCTATAACAGGCAAACTGATTAGAAAAATTGACATAAGTCTGTTAAATTTGTGTCTCTATTATTTAAAAATACTTGAAATTAAAGTTCCTGTTTTAATAAATGCCCCATTTTTTCCTTCTTTACCTTCAAATAATCTTTATCCACATCATTAGCAGCGATCTCAATTTCTGTACGTCCAGCAATTTTAATTCCGTATTTTTCAAGTCCTTCAATTTTCTTTGGATTATTAGTTTTTAAAATAACAGATTTTATTCCTAAATCTTTTATAATTTGTGCTGCCACAGCGTAATCCCTTAAATCATCGGAAAATCCCAATTTATGATTTGCTTCCACAGTATCGTAGCCTTCATCCTGAAGCTTATATGCCTTTAATTTGTTCAAAATACCAATTCCACGTCCTTCCTGACGTAGATAAATTAAAAGCCCTTCTCCACTTTCTTCCAATTCATATAAGGCTCTATGAAGCTGTTCTTGACAATCACACCGTTTTGAGCCAAAAACATCGCCTGTTAGGCATTCAGAGTGAAGTCTGACTGTGATATTTTCTTTATTTCTAATTTCTCCTTTCATAACAGTGATATATTCCTTATGCTCAATTTTATCACTGTAACCTGAAAAAGTGAATTTTCCAAACTGTGTTGGAATATCAACAATCGCCTCATTTTTGACTAATTTTTCGTTTTTTTTTATATAAACAATTAAATCATCAATTGTAATTAATTTTAAATTATGCTTTTGGCAAAATTCAAACAAGTCATTTCGGCGAGCCATTTTTCCGTTTTCCTTTAAAATTTCCATAATGACAGCCACTTCGGAAAATCCTGCAAGCCTAGATAAGTCAACAGCGGCTTCAGTATGT is a window encoding:
- a CDS encoding proline--tRNA ligase yields the protein MRLSKAFLKTYKEAPKEAQIVSHQLMLRAFMIKQLTRGVYTYLPLGYRVLKKIENITREEMDRAGAQELLMPVLQPASLWEESGRWFAYGPELMRLKDRNEREFSLGPTHEEVITDIVRDSISSYKELPFNVYQIQTKFRDEMRPRFGLMRGREFVMKDGYSFHLTQESLDKEYLNMKDTYSRIFERMGLGYRAVEADTGSIGGDASHEFMVLAESGEDDILYSDSSNYAANVEKATSIIELKESNEEKLPKELVETPNAKTIEDLANFLNIPKEKTVKAVMLKEILEDGEKFVLALIRGDLDVNPIKLKNAVGASTELEMMSEEECEKFGLVAGYAGSYEKKEGLYVVIDETVKYVKNFVLGANKADYHYINVNLEDLAYDLVADIRTARAGDLSPDGKGVLKIARGIEVGHIFKLGEKYSKALNATVLDENGKQAVMKMGCYGMGMSRIISAAIEQNHDEYGIIWPKAIAPYHVDIIIANMKDETQVNIGETLYNELNQNKIETVLDDRNERAGFKFKDADLIGFPLKIVVGKGAVDGIVEIKDRKTGESSEVKIENVLEFVNEFLKK
- a CDS encoding bifunctional 3,4-dihydroxy-2-butanone-4-phosphate synthase/GTP cyclohydrolase II translates to MSEKKMNFDSIEAAIEDLKNGIPVVVVDDEDRENEGDFIIPADAVTYETLNFIINEARGLMCVPMSKKRAEELELNPMVQHNTDYYGTAFTVSVDSLEGTTTGISAGDRLKTIKDLADPAKTAKDFRKPGHIFPLIAREDGVLERKGHTEAAVDLSRLAGFSEVAVIMEILKENGKMARRNDLFEFCQKHNLKLITIDDLIVYIKKNEKLVKNEAIVDIPTQFGKFTFSGYSDKIEHKEYITVMKGEIRNKENITVRLHSECLTGDVFGSKRCDCQEQLHRALYELEESGEGLLIYLRQEGRGIGILNKLKAYKLQDEGYDTVEANHKLGFSDDLRDYAVAAQIIKDLGIKSVILKTNNPKKIEGLEKYGIKIAGRTEIEIAANDVDKDYLKVKKEKMGHLLKQEL